A stretch of DNA from Erwinia aphidicola:
CCAGCACCTTCATGGCATAGGGCACCGCCATCAGCGCATTGGTGAAAATAACGATGCCGTCCGCGGAGTCCGGTAGCCCGACGCTCTGGTTGAGCAGCAGGAAAAAGCCGGTCGCCAGGACAATACCGGGCATGGCGAGGATCAGCATGCCGCTTAGCTCCAGCGCCTGGCTCCACAGCCAATGCTGACGCAGGCGCAGTTCGCGGCTGCTCCACAGCAGCATCACCGTCAGCAGCACGCTCAACAGCCCGGCCCCGAGGGCGATGCGCAGCGAGGTAAACGTCGCCTGCCACAGCGCGGTCTGCTGCAATACGCCGCTAAAGCCCTGATTGAGCCCGTCAGCGACCACCGCCAGCAGCGGTGGCAGGATCAGCAGCAGCGCCAGCGCGATCAGCACGCCGTCAAGCAGGCGTGCGCGCCAGCTGTCCTGCGGATTACGCCAGCCGCCCAGGCTGTCGCTGCCCGCCGGAATCGCCTTGCTCAGACGCTGGCTCAGCACGACCAGCCCCAGGCAGCAGACCATCTGCAATAGCGCCAGCAGAGCGGCGCGGCCCGGGTCGTAGTCAAAGCTCAGCGCCTGAAAAATCGCCAGCTCGATGGTGGTGGCCTGCGGTCCGCCGCCAAGCGACAGCACCGTCGCGAAGCTGGCGAAACAGAGCATAAAGATCAGCGCGCCTGCCGGCAGGATCTGCCGCCGCAGCCACGGCCATTCGACAAGGCAAAAATGCGCCCAGCCGCCCAGGCCCAGCTGGGCAGCAAGCTGGCGCTGTTCGCCGGGGATCTGCTGCAAGGCCTGCAACAGCAGGCGCGTGGCCAGCGGCAGATTAAAGAAGACGTGCGCCAGCAGGATGCCCTGCAGGCCGTAAGGCGTGAACGAATAGTGGATGCCGAGCAGGGCGCAGAGCTGCGCCAGCCAGCCGCTGCGGCCATAGACGCTGAGAATGCCAAAC
This window harbors:
- the thiP gene encoding thiamine/thiamine pyrophosphate ABC transporter permease ThiP, giving the protein MATRRQPVIPGWLLPGAIAALLLIGVALLAFFALWQNAPATDWRALWHDSYLWHVLRFSFGQALLSALLSVLPAILLARALYRRRFPGRATLLRLCAMTMVLPVLVAVFGILSVYGRSGWLAQLCALLGIHYSFTPYGLQGILLAHVFFNLPLATRLLLQALQQIPGEQRQLAAQLGLGGWAHFCLVEWPWLRRQILPAGALIFMLCFASFATVLSLGGGPQATTIELAIFQALSFDYDPGRAALLALLQMVCCLGLVVLSQRLSKAIPAGSDSLGGWRNPQDSWRARLLDGVLIALALLLILPPLLAVVADGLNQGFSGVLQQTALWQATFTSLRIALGAGLLSVLLTVMLLWSSRELRLRQHWLWSQALELSGMLILAMPGIVLATGFFLLLNQSVGLPDSADGIVIFTNALMAVPYAMKVLENPLRDIAERYNRLCLSLDIRGWNRLRLIELRALKRPLAQALAFACVLSIGDFGAVALFGNEHFRTLPFYLYQQIGSYRSSDGAVTALLLLLLCFLLFTVIEKLPGRHVKPD